GACGAAAGGGCGCCGCCGCTTCGCAAAAGGCGACGAACGAACCCGCCGGCGAAACGACGGAAGACTCGATCAATCCTCACGTTGAGTCCGCGCCCGCCGGTGAACGAACCCGCCGGGGACGCATCGTCGCTCGGGAGTCGGCGGCTCCGTCGCGCAGGAGGGCTTGAAGCGGCGGGCTGACCAGGGAAACGAGGCTCCGAATTTGATAGGCTTTGGGGAAAGATGTCGGATTCCGAGAGACGCGTGGATCGGCTTCGAGTGTCGGTGCGTCGCGTTCGGCTCTCCTCTGGTGCGACCGCCGGTCGTGCGGAGGGCGTCGATGGTCGTGCTCGCAATGGATCGTTGCGGGGCCTCCGGATCCACGGACGAATCCAGAGCGAGGAGCGGGGCATGGCCAGTCGGGATTGGTGGGCCGGAGTCGATCGCGCGGAGATGGGGCGTCATCGGAGGGTTAGACGGACGTCGGCGGTTGAGATCCTGGAGGCTCGGATCGCCCCGGCGGTCTTCACCGTCACCACCGCAGCCGACAACGGCGACAACACCGCCCCCACCGCCGGCTCATTGCGCGAGGCGATCCTCCTGTCGAACGCGAGCGGCGACTCATCCAACGTCATCGATTTCAACATCCCAGGAAACGGCGTCCAGACAATCAACATCGAAACGGTCCAACTCCCCTCGATCACGAAAACAGTCCTCGTCGACGGCCTGTCCCAGCCAGGTTCCTCGTTCCAGTCGCCCTTGATCCAACTGAGCTGCTTATCCTTCATTGGGAACGGGTTGACGCTCTCCGGCGTCAGCGGCTCCGTAATCCGAGGGCTGAGCATAGCCAGGTTCCAGGACGCCGGCGTCGTGATCTCCGGGGGCTCGAACAACTGGATTCAGGCCTGCCAGATCGGCGTGTTCGCCGACTGGTCCCAGGGCTATTCCAACGGCAACGGCGTCATCATCAAGGACGGCGCGACGGGCAACATCATTGGCACGAACGGCGACGGAGTCGCCGACGCCGCCGAGGGAAATCTCATTTCCGGCAACTCCAGAGAAGGCGTGCTCATCGCCGACTCGGGGACGTCCGGCAACCGCGTCGCTGGCAACAGGATCGGCACGAATCTCCAGGAGACCTCTGCCATCCCTAACTTGAACGGCGTGGGCATCAAGGGAGGGGCGGCGGGGAACATCGTGGGCACCAACGGCGACGGAGTCGCCGACGCCGACGAGGGAAATCTCATCTCGGGCAACACCGACTCCGGGGTGTCCATCACCGGAGCGGGAACTTCCGGCAACCGCGTCGCCGGCAACAGGATCGGCACTAACGCCCTCGGAACCGCCGCCATCTCCAACGGCATTGGCGTCGCCATCGAAGACGTCGCGGCGGGAAACATCGTGGGCACCAACGGCGACGGAGTCGCCGACGCCGACGAAGGGAACCTCATCTCGGGAAACTACTACGGCTTGTACATCGCCGAGGGGGCGACCGGCAACCGCGTTGCCGGCAACAGGATCGGCACCAACGCCCTCGGAACCGCCGCCATCTCCAACGTGGAGGGCGTGCTCATCGTCAGCGGGGCCACCGGGAATATCGTGGGCACGAACGGCGACGGAATCGCCGACGCCCAAGAAGGGAACCTCATCTCGGGAAATACCGGATCAGCCGTGTCCATGGGATGGGCGGGGACGTCTGGCAACCGCGTCGCCGGCAACAAGATCGGCGTCGACTGGCTCGGGATGACCGCCATTCCCAACGACGTCGGCGTGAGCATCGAGAACGTCGCGTCGGGGAACATCATCGGAACCAACGGCGACGGGATCGCCGACGCCGGTGAAGGGAACATCATCTCCGGCAATAGGATCGCTATTTTCATCGCGGGCCCAGGGGCGGATGGCAACCGCGTCGCCGGCAACAAGATCGGCGTGAATGCGACGGCAACCGCCTCTGTCCCCAACAAGTATGGCGTTTATATCTCCGGTTACTCAACGGGCAACATTGTAGGGATGAACGGCGATGGCCTCGCCGACTCCGACGAGGGCAACTATATCGCCGGCAACGTGAAATACGGCGTGGTGATTGGCGGGAAAGCGGCGGACAACCGCGTTGCCGGCAATATCATTTCGTACAACGGCGTGGGCATCGCCATCGGTTTCGTACCTCAGGACAATTCGATCGGCAATCTCATCACTCGCAATAGCATCTACAAGAACAAGGTCCTCGGGATCGATTTGGGCGACGACGGCGTGACCGCCAACGGTCCCAACGCCACGCACTCCGGCGCCAACCAGTTACTCAACTTTCCTGTCTTCACAACAGCGAACCTCCACGGATCGGATCTCGTCCTGGAGGGGGCCGCACCGACCTCCTCGACCATCGAAGTGTTCATCGCCGACCCCCACCCCACGGGTTATGGCGAGGGCAGAACCTACCTGGCCTCCCTCGTGGAGGGCTCGGCCCTCGACCAGGACCCCACGCCTGGCTACTTCCGATTCGTGATCCCGATCGCTGCGTTTCCGGCCCTCGTGACGGCCCAAACGTTCCTGACTGCGACGGCCACCCTAGGCGTTAATGGAGACCCCGCCGCCTCGGAGCGGAATACGTCGGAGTTCTCCAAGGTCGTCCAGGTCACGCGAATGGCAACCGACCTAGGCCTGACGAGCACCGTCGACGCAGCCCGCCCGGACGTGGGGGACGTGGTCGTCTTCACCATCTCCCTGACGAACAACGGCCCTGACGCGGCCACCGGCGTCCGCGTCTCCGCCCTGCTTCCCGCCGGCCTCGCCTTCGTCTCGGCCTCACCATCCCAGGGCGCCTACAACCCGACGAACGGAGCCTGGATCGTGGGCGGCGTCGGCGCGGGTCAGACCCTTATACTCAAGGTTTCCGCTCGCGTCGACGCCCCCCGGCCGACATCCAGCGTCGCCTGGATTTACGCCAGCGACCAGGACGATCTCAAGGCTGGCGACAACGCCGTCACGACCTCGCTCACGCCTCGCTTCACCGACCTGGCCGTGACGCAGACCTCGGACCGATCCAGCCTCGTCGTCGGCGAGACCGTCGCCCTCACGATCCAACTGCACAACGCCGGGCCGGACGACGCGGGGAGCGTGACGCTGAAGGACGTCCTCCCAGCAGGGCTCAGCTTCGTCTCGGCGGCCGCCTCGCAGGGGAGCTACGACCCAACGACGGGGACCTGGAACGTTGGCCCAGTCCCCAGCGGTTCGACGCTCCAACTCGTCGTCACGGCCCTGGCGACCGCCGCCGGGGATGCGACCAGCACGGCGGTCGTCGCCGGCTCGGACCGCTTCGACACGAACCCATCGAACAGTTCGGCCTCGACGTCCGTCGAGGTCGTCCTGCCCACTCCCGTGGCGGTCGATTCGCTTGTCCGCCACGGTTACCGCCGGCAGTCGACCACGCTGGACGTGGGCTTCAGCGGCCCCCTGGGACCGGCGACCGCCCAGGACGTCTCGAATTACACCCTGGCGCGGATTGGTCCCGGCGGCCGTCTCGGCCGGTCCCTACCGCTGGCGTCGGCCCTCTATGACGACGCCGCCAATCGCGTGACCCTCGTCCCTCGTGTGCGGAGGCTGCCGCTGCAAGCGCGGTATCTGCTGATCGTCCACTCCGGGGGCGTGGTCGACAGGTACGGTCGGCCGATCGACGGCGACGGCGACGGGGTCTCGGGAGGGGACTACGTCCGCGTCTTCGGGCCGGGGATCCTCACCCGTCCCCAGCGCCCGACGCCGGTCCCTCGGGTCACGCCGACCAGGGTTTCGCACCCAGGCGCCGCGCCCCTCGGCGCGACCGTCCGGGCTCTCCCGCGGACCTCGATGTGGAGCCGAACCATGCGTTGAGAACTACCGAGCCGATCGACGTCAGGCGGCTTCGCTGGAGTCGCCGGCGGGGCCGCCGGGTTCGCCGCCGTTCTTGAGGGCTTCCCACTCTTCCCAGGTGAAGAGGACCTCGCGGGCGGAGCCGCTCTTGAACTCGCCGACGATGCCGTCCTCGGCCATGAAGTCGATGAGTCGCGAGGCCCTGCCGTAACCGATGCCGAGCGCCCGCTGGAGCAGCGAGGAAGAACCTCGGCCCTCTCGGACGACGACCTCGACGGCCGGCTCGTAGAGGTCGTCACGCTCCTTCATGGCCGCCCCGCGATCCTTACCGCCCGGGCCGGAGCCGGCCTTGAGCTGCATGATCTCGCGGCTGTATTCGGCGGGGTACTGGGAGAGGTAGTCGGTCAGGCGGTTCAGCTCGGCGTCGGAGACGTACGTCCCCTGCGCCCGGACGAGTTGCGAGGTACCCGGGACGAGGAAGAGCATGTCGCCGTTCCCCAGCAGCTTGTCGGCCCCCATCTCGTCGAGGACCACGCGCGAGTCGTTCCGACTCGTGACCTGGAAGGCGATTCGGGCGGGCATGTTCCCCTTGATGAGGCCCGTGATGACGTCGACCGTCGGCCGCTGGGTGGCGAGGATCAGGTGCATGCCCACCGCCCGCGACTTCTGCGCCAGGCGGACGATGTGCTGCTCGACCTCCTTGCCGGCGGTCATCATCAGGTCGGCCATCTCGTCGGCCACGATGACTATGTACGGCATGAAAGTCGGGATCCGCTTGGCCTCCTCCTCGTCCTCAGGCGCCAGCCGACGCATGATCTCGTCGGCGCCTAGCTGGTTGTACAGGGAGATGTGTCGCACCCCCGCCCGCGCCATGTACCCGTACCGCTCGTCCATCTTGTCGCAGGCCCACGACAGGATCGACTCGGCCTTCTTCATGTCGGTGACGACGGGGTGCATCAGGTGC
Above is a window of Paludisphaera rhizosphaerae DNA encoding:
- a CDS encoding DUF11 domain-containing protein, giving the protein MASRDWWAGVDRAEMGRHRRVRRTSAVEILEARIAPAVFTVTTAADNGDNTAPTAGSLREAILLSNASGDSSNVIDFNIPGNGVQTINIETVQLPSITKTVLVDGLSQPGSSFQSPLIQLSCLSFIGNGLTLSGVSGSVIRGLSIARFQDAGVVISGGSNNWIQACQIGVFADWSQGYSNGNGVIIKDGATGNIIGTNGDGVADAAEGNLISGNSREGVLIADSGTSGNRVAGNRIGTNLQETSAIPNLNGVGIKGGAAGNIVGTNGDGVADADEGNLISGNTDSGVSITGAGTSGNRVAGNRIGTNALGTAAISNGIGVAIEDVAAGNIVGTNGDGVADADEGNLISGNYYGLYIAEGATGNRVAGNRIGTNALGTAAISNVEGVLIVSGATGNIVGTNGDGIADAQEGNLISGNTGSAVSMGWAGTSGNRVAGNKIGVDWLGMTAIPNDVGVSIENVASGNIIGTNGDGIADAGEGNIISGNRIAIFIAGPGADGNRVAGNKIGVNATATASVPNKYGVYISGYSTGNIVGMNGDGLADSDEGNYIAGNVKYGVVIGGKAADNRVAGNIISYNGVGIAIGFVPQDNSIGNLITRNSIYKNKVLGIDLGDDGVTANGPNATHSGANQLLNFPVFTTANLHGSDLVLEGAAPTSSTIEVFIADPHPTGYGEGRTYLASLVEGSALDQDPTPGYFRFVIPIAAFPALVTAQTFLTATATLGVNGDPAASERNTSEFSKVVQVTRMATDLGLTSTVDAARPDVGDVVVFTISLTNNGPDAATGVRVSALLPAGLAFVSASPSQGAYNPTNGAWIVGGVGAGQTLILKVSARVDAPRPTSSVAWIYASDQDDLKAGDNAVTTSLTPRFTDLAVTQTSDRSSLVVGETVALTIQLHNAGPDDAGSVTLKDVLPAGLSFVSAAASQGSYDPTTGTWNVGPVPSGSTLQLVVTALATAAGDATSTAVVAGSDRFDTNPSNSSASTSVEVVLPTPVAVDSLVRHGYRRQSTTLDVGFSGPLGPATAQDVSNYTLARIGPGGRLGRSLPLASALYDDAANRVTLVPRVRRLPLQARYLLIVHSGGVVDRYGRPIDGDGDGVSGGDYVRVFGPGILTRPQRPTPVPRVTPTRVSHPGAAPLGATVRALPRTSMWSRTMR